CCAGCTTATCTTTTATATCAGCCATAAGGTTATACCTCCTATAAATATGATGAATGAAGCTGATAAAACTCTTCTCTTCATCTGGTTTTTTTTCTTATCCAATTTAATCTGGATGTGAAAATCTTTTAAATTCATGAAAGCTTCCATATTGATTTAGCTTCTTTTAATAATTCTGTAGGCATTCCATTCCAAGCAAAAGGATGGTCCAGGTTCATATCCATTAAAGATGCTGCACCTTCAATAATTTCCATTTTAGATCTGTCTTGAAATAAAGCTAAAATTGCTTCTCTTCTTCTGAAAGTATTAAACATTATTTGTAAATTTCTTTTCATACCTTCGACTGTTAAGTGATGACAGTTAGTGCTATCAAAAATAGTGTAACCAGTTTTAGTTGCGTAAAGTAAATATGCTGGAACTTTAAAATCAAAGTGTGCTGCATAGGTTGCTACCTGGACACAATGATTAAAACTAGCGGCAGCTGGAACAGAGGAAACAAGAAAACTCCTATTACCATCCTTTTTGACTTTTCCGAGACGAGACCATTTAGTTTTAAGTTCAATAATTTTATGTGGAAAGGCATCTTGCGATGTCGGATTTATCTCATGAGGAGCTTTACCGAACACATTACTCTTACCGAAATCAAAATCTATTCTTCCAACAGTAGGTAACAACGGAGATGAAAAACCTTCTGGTTGGTCGATTGATATTTGTCTCTCACAAGTAATCGGACTTGCCACCGCTAGTTCTGTTAAGCCAGCATTTGCATTATGCAAAACTTCTGGGATCTCTTCTAAATATCTATATTTTTTATCGCTATCCTTTTCATCTTGAGGTGCGTATTCTTTTAAATTTTCTATCTCCTCCTGGAGAGCTGCATCCAATGTCATTTTCTCATTTGGCATTGCTGCTACTTTTCTCTTTACTGGATGTAATCTATAAACTGTATCGGCATAAACTTTTGACAAAGTATCTCCAATAATTTTTCCACTTTCCATCGCTGCATTTGATGGCAATAATTCTCTTCTTAATTTTTGTGTCATGAAACAATATTTGAATAACCAGGCTGCATCTGGAATTACAAATTGAGTTGGGGAGTAATGATTGATTTCTAAAGTTCTAGCAAAAAGAGGAAGTGTCTTTTGTAGTTCTGCTGCTAATGGATCTGCTACTAAAGTTTGTGATTTTATTATCATGTAACCACATATAATCTCTCTTACTTATATGTAAAGTGATGTGTGCGATTTGGATAAACTTTAATGTCTATTTAGGCAGCTTCGACTGTTTCGGAAAGTTCGACACATTCGACAAATTAGTGCCAGCTTTTACTTGGTTTTGTTTGTACTTTAATTTAATTTTACTTGTTTTGTTCTTCCACTCATCAAGATCAGTTTGATAAAAAACTTGTTTAAAAAATAAAATTTTAAATTTAGGTCTTAAATTTTCTGGCAATGGACATTTATCAGATAGGTAATGTAAAAAAGTTGTTCTTGGTAATCCAATATATCTAGCTGCACCAGCCGCTGTTGTATATTCATTTTTATTTTCATCCAATTTCCAGATCATTATTTTTTACCACCATGAATTATTTTTAATGCAGCATCTACTGGAGCTCTAGTAGCTTTACTAAATAAACTTTTTTTAGCTTCCATTGTTTCATTTTCAATTTGTTTTTGGACTTCTTTAATTTTATTCATTAATTCTTGAGTTGCTTTTTCTTGCTCTTCTGAAATCTTTTTTAAAGTTTGTTCAGCTGCTTTTTTTGCTTTAACAGAATACTCTGCATATTTCATAGCTTCTGCTTTTTGTTCCGCTTCTTTTTTATATTTTGCTTTTAAAACTTCCATTTCTGATCTTAATAATTCTTCTTGTCTAACTGTTGCTTCTTCTGGAATTTTATTTTTTAATTTTGTTTGGTCCACAACTGCATCTGGATTTAAAACTAAAATAATTGGAGAAACAAATAATGGCTCAAAGTTTTTTAAAATATATTTTTCTTTAGCAAAAGGATCTGGATTTAATAAATTACTTTCTCCTTGATTTTCTTCATACAATCCAAAATAAAATCTTTCTTCAGTAGCATCTGTAAATTCTTCTGGTCCAGCCAATGCTTCAAGACCAACTACACACAATTGATTTAAAATATTTTGTTCTTTTTCAGTACCTCTATAATAAAAAGCAATTTTATTATTATACATAGATCCTTTAGCTTCCACTTTGATAGCTTTAATATCAGATCTAAATATATCTCTTGGTACAACAACTGTTTCTAAATTTTCATCTGCTGCATAACTGAAAAGTCTGCCTGGTGCATAATCATCTTCAAGTGCAGTAGATTTTAATAAATTACATTTACTCCAAACTGGAATAGATTTTTTTTCAAACATTAAATCAACTGGATCACAATTTAATTTTTTTGCATATTCAATAGCAACATCTCTTGATATTTCTCTTGAGTTTTTTCCACCTCTTACATGATGATATAAAGTAGCTGATTTAATACCAGTTTTTTCAGCAAATTGTCTTGTTGATGTACCAGTTTGACTTATTGCTCTTCCTAATAATGTATGTGGAGATCCAAAAAAATGATCTTGAGCCATAAATTTTGTTGTTTTAAATTCATGAACAAATCTTTTTTCCATGTTGTGAGCTGCTTGTGGATTTTTTTTTCTTTCAATAATCGATAGAGCTCTTTTATAAACAATTCCTTCTTCTCCATATAAATGAAGTTTCTTTTGATCTGATTGTTTTTGATTTGTTTTTAATTTGTAGGTAAATAAAACATCTGTCATTGGAGAGCCAAGCAAGCCTTTTGGAGCTGTTTTTACAATTGCAAAATCTTCTAGCTCTGAAACTGTGTTCCAATCTCCTAATCTTTTCTCTTCTAATATATTATCAGACATTGGAATACTTCTATCATTCAACCTAGAAAAGTAAATAGTTTATCCATATCGCACACATAAGTGTTGACTATCTATCTGGCGATATTAAAGCCTTATAAATGCCTAGAAAACAGTATTTTGACCAATTAGTTAGTCCTTTTAGCTACTGGCATCGGAATTGTCATAATGGTGTTGCTTATACAGATCTGGATATGCTCTCTATTTGTCCAGCTTGTGCTCAACCATTGCTCCTGGCGGACCATATTTATAACAAAGATAATCAGTTCAGATCTAAATCTCCATGGCTTTATAAACCATATAAATTTATGGCTTTGAAGGCTGAAATACCATTTTTTACTATTTGGTACACAGTTGATGAGAATACTGAAAACAGAGAAATCACTCAATTTCACATACAGAACCAGCTCTCACATGGACAGAGAAGAGCATTAACTCCAGATCAGATGTTGGAGTACCTAGAATGGAAAGTGCAACAACATATTCCAGCATGTACTGCAAAAAAATATTTATTGAAAAGAATTACAGAAAATAATCAACACAATCAAAACTTCACAAGGAGGAGTAATTATGTCAAAATTTTATCTAACTGATCCAAATATTTTAGAAGCAGATCTAAATTATCAAGAGTTCAAAATTTATCATTACTTATGCAAGAATTATAATGTTCTTAAAAAAACCGCCTATGTAAGAATTGTAGATATTGCTGGACTACATCAATTAACAAAAGATGAGGTAGAAAAAATCTTAATTAAATTTAGCCAGATTAAAGTCAATGATCTGCCATTAATAAGTATGACAAAAGATAAGTACATCACATTTGATATGCCAAGCCATAAAAAGTTTTTAGAAGATGTAGGATTTAAAAAGTTTTCAAACAAAGGCTTCCAGGCAATCAATGGTCATTTGAAACAAGTCCACCAGGCGGAGTTTAATAAAGTTTATTTATTTCCAACATTAGATCAGCATGAGCTCTACGATCAATTAGAAGATATGCCAACTGAAGAACTTAAAAAATATAAATCAAGTCAATTTCAATATCCATGGGTTTTAAGAGATGTCATCAAAAATAGAGCATGAAGTAGATCACTATCTGTATGTAAGAAGGAATATAGTTAATATTCTTTATGATGCAGCTATAGCAGAGAGATTTATCCGCAAGCCAAATAATAATAGATGTCCTAGTATGTACCAGGCATTAGAAACTTATTACGATAAAAAAGATTGGGGTTTTCATGTTGAGAATAAGTTGAAATTAAGAGGCACTCCAAGACAAATGCAAAACTATGAAACAGCAATTGATTTGCTATTGCTTATTGAAACAGATGTATCAGAAGATCCTTTACTCATGAGAAAAATATATTGGATGAGAGCTAACAGAAATAAATGGACCAGCATTGGTAAATACTTTGGCTTCCATAGAACAACTGTTAAACGAATGTATGAGAAGGTATTAGATAAGCTATCAAATAAAATTATTGCAACAAGTGTTGACATTATAACCAAAAAGTTTAGTTAATTAGTTAATCCTCAAATATTTTTAAATAAATAAATTACATAGGATAATAAATCAAAAAATAATAGTTGAAGAGTTATCCTGGAGCATTATAATAATAGTAACTGCTTCAAACAGAATAATATCATTCTGAATTAATATTTTTTTTCTCTTTTTTTTTTCAAACAATAATTAGTAACAATGAAATTTAAACTGCCTTGTGAAACATTAACGAAACAAGGAAAGAGACCTTGTAGAGCTCCTGGAATAGTTTGTAAGAATGGTAGCATTCGTTGCAAAGTGCATGGAGGTTATAGTTCTGGACCAAAGACTAAAGAAGGTAAAGCAAAGTCTGCCAATAACATTATTAAATACAATGACCAAAGAGCTAGTAATAAACGACAAATTAACGAACAAGATTTGTAACGAATTGATGAATGGTATTCCACTTGCTAGACTTGCAAGACAAAAGGAAATGCCAAGCTTAACAAGAATTTATAAAGAAATTACAAACAACAAATCCTTTCTTGCTAGAATAAATGAAGCAAGACGCATTGGTGCTCAAACTTATATTGAGAATGCAATGGATGAGTTGGAACATGCTGACAACAGAAACATAATGGTTGTTAGAGAGAAGGTTGGATTAGCCAAGTGGTTAGCTTCTAAACTAATTCCAATCTATGGAGATCGACAAGAAGTTAAAACAGATACTACTATTGAGATCAAGTGGTCTATTCCAGATGATAAGACAATTGATGTTACTCCAGCTGTTGATGAGATCGGTAGTATAAAGGACAAGTAAAGTTACCTCTTGCGTCATGAGGTTTGGTTATTACAACTTATAAATAAGATCAGTACCAATCCTAGTACCATATGCACTACTCTTTTTGATTTTACTTACTGAAGCACAGAACTAGCTATCTTGAACTGTAGAGAATGTTGGTATTCTGGCAGAAAATATAGAAAAATTAATTAACTACCACACCACAAAAAACTGTGCGGCTCTCTTATACGATTAACCATCGGTCATTCACACAGACACAAACACATGAACAAAAAGATTAAAGACAAATACAAAAATGTATCGGCTTATAGCTTTACGACTTACAATAATGAGCTAGTAGTAAGTTTCGATGGCTTTGAAGATCAAAGAGATATTATAGAATTTGCAGATTTTGTATTCGCAAGAATTAAGATGAGGTATTGGCATTCTGAAGGTGTACCAACTTTTCACTAATGCAAGTAACGATACCATATACACCGAGAAAGTCTCAAGCCATAATACATGACCAATTAGATAAGTTTAGATATAGCTTGCTCTGTTGTCATAGGAGGTTTGGCAAAACTGTTTTGTGTATTAATCATTTAATCAAAGCAGCGATGACAAGTAAAAATCATCAACCAAGGTTTGCCTATATAGCTCCGACTTATAGCCAGGCTAAAAAGATTGCTTATGATTACCTGGTGCATTTTACAAAAAATATTCCTGGCACAAAATACAATCAAACAGAATTAAGATGTGATTTCGTTAATGGTGCTAGGATTACTTTACTGTCATCTGAAAATCCAGATAGCATAAGAGGAATTTATTTAGATGGCTGTATTATAGATGAGACAGCTCAAGTACAATCAGAGTTGCTGTCTGAAGTAATAACTCCAGCTCTATCTGATAGAAAAGGTTTTATGATTTTGGTTGGAACTCCAAAAGGAATGGCAAATCTGTTTTATGATTATTATCAAAAAGCACAAGCTGATCCTAGTTGGTATCTCCACATAGCAAAAGCATCTGATACTAAAATAGTTGATGATGATGAATTAGCTGCTGCTTTATCTGTAATGGGTGCTCAAAAGTATTCTCAAGAATTTGAGTGCAGTTTTATAGGAAATATCCAAGGCTCTATATATGGCGATACTATTGCCTTATTGGAGGACAAAAATCAGATAACAAGAGTGCCAGTAGATCCTGGTTATCCAGTCAATGTAGCCTGGGATCTTGGTTATAACGATAGTACCAGTTTAATATTTTTCCAACAGATTGGACACATGATCCACATTGTTGATTTTTATGAAAACAATAATGAGCCATTTCCACATTATGCGGAAGTCATTAAAGAAAAAGATTATGTCATTGGTCAAAACTATGGACCACATGATTTAGAACAAACAGAATTTAGTAGCGGAAAAACTAGAAGAGAAGTTGCGTACCAAATGGGGTTGCGTTTCAAAGTTGCTCCAAAATTAGCAGTTGAAGAAGGAATACATGCAGTAAAGATGTTGCTGCCAAGATGTTTAATAGATGTCGATAACTGTAAAAAATTAATTAATGCGTTAAGGCATTATCATCGTAAGTTTTCTGACAGAGAAAGAACTTACAAAATAAAACCAGTCCATGACTGGAGCTCACATGCTGCGGATGCGTTAAGAGTTCTAGCAACTGGAATAAAAGAAAATAAATTTAACCAAACACAAAGACAGCAAACAGCTGAAAGTAACTACAAGGTAATTTAATCATGGCAAAAAAAAAGAAAAAGAAAACTCATAAGATGCCTAATGGCAAAACTATGAGTGGCAGTAGTCATAAAGCTTATTTAAAGAATAAGAAAAAAAGGAAGTATTAATTATGGGATCAATATTTAAACCAAAAATTCCAGCTCCACCTCCAGTCGTTATGCCAAAAGTTGAGGATGTTCCAGATTATGAAGATGATGAAAGAAAAGCTGCTGAAGAAAGAGAAATGCTTGATGCTGAAAGAAAAAGAAAAGGCAGAAGATCTACTATCCTTACTGGAACTGGATTGAATGAGATTGAAGATCAAAACATCGATAAGAAAAGTTTATTAGGTGGATAGATGTTTTCAACAATAACTAAATTTTTTCAAAAGAATAAAAAAAAAGTAGAAGAAGCTTTAGAGTTTCCAGATATTTTAATTTTAGAAGATATAACTTATGAGAACGAAGTTGAGAAATCTAAAGTTAAAGACACTAAAGAAACTAAATCATCTTTAACATTTGGAGATAAATAATTATGGGTGGACCTTCAAATGGACCTAGTGGTGGAAGAACAGATGCTGGACCAAATAGAACGACAGCTTATAAAGCTGGTGTAGGAAATATAACTGAAAGCGGAAAGAAAACTGCTTCTTATAAATCTGACAATGATGATGCTTTTAGAAATCGTGGTGCAGTAAAAATAAAGAAAGGAGTTAAAACTCCATCAATAGCAATTAATATTGGAGCAGCAATTTTATCAAAACCTTTACAAGCTGGATCAAAAGTTACTAGAGATTTTTATACTGATAAAGTTTTAGGATCTAAAAATTTTAAAGGTCAAACTAAAACAGAATTTTTAAGTATGAGTGCTAACGACCAGGAGAAACAATATAAAGATTATATTGATAATAGAACTTCTGGAAGAACAGATGCTTATGGAAATGACATCTCAAGAGATGGTCGAACTGGCGAAACTCAAAAATCTATTGAACAACCAAAAGTAGCTTCACAAATGGATAACTCTGAAGTGAAGTCTGATTTAATTACAGCTGATAAGACAGCTCCCACAAGTATTGAGATGACACAAGACGAAATCAATGTTGCTAACAAAAGAGGTAAAAAAACTAAAACAATTTTAACTTCTGTTGTTGGAGACAAATCAAACGCAACTTTAAGTAAGAAAGTTTTATTAGGATAAATTATGTCGCTTTATAGGAATATTAACAAAAAAAAACGAGCTGGTACTTCCAGATCTAAAAAGAAGTCAACTATATCAGCTAAAGCTTACAAGAATATGAAAGCTGGTTTTCCAAATAGCAAAAAGAATAAAGCTAAAAGAAAAAAGAAAAGATAATGCAATCACAAGAATTTAGAACTTTAGCTAAACAGCTAAAAGACAACCTATCTAGGTTAATGGAAAAAAGATCAAACTGGGAAAGCCATTGGCAAGAAGTAGCAGATTTGATGTTACCTAGAAAAGCAGAGATCACAAAAGAACGAGCAAGAGGCGATAAAAGACATATACAAATATTTGATGGAACGGCTGTACATGCTCTTGAACTTTTAGCTGCATCTCTGCATGGTATGTTGACTTCATCTGCGAATAGATGGTTTTCATTAAGATACAGAGAAACTGGTTTAAATGAAAGTGATGAAGCGAAAGAATGGTTAGAAGATAGTACGCAACGCATGTACGATGTAATTTCTAAATCAAACTTTCAACAAGAAATTTTCGAATGCTATCATGATCTGATTGCATTTGGAACTTCATGCTTAATGGTTGAAGAGGATCAAGAAGATGTTTTAAATTTTTCTGCAAGACACATAAAAGAAATTTATATCCAGGAAAATAAAAAAGGTTTTGTCGATACAATTTACAGAAGATTTAAGATGCCAGCTCAAGCTGTTGTATCTAAATTTGGATTTGAAAATGTATCAAGAGAAATTCAAAACACAGTAAATAAAAATCCATTTGATGATATAGATTTAGTTCATGTTGTTAGACCAAGGATAGATTTTGATCCTAATAAAAAAGATAAAAAGAACATGCCATTTCAAAGTGTTTATTTTGAATATGGTAGTGGTCATATAATATCATTAGGTGGTTTTTTAGAAAATCCTTATGTCATTCCTAGATATTTAAAAGCATCAACAGAAATGTATGGAAGATCTCCAGGAATGTCGGCACTTTCTGACTGCAAAGTTTTAAATAAAATGGTAGAGCACAGTTTAAAAGCTGCTGCTAAACAAATTGATCCACCATTACTTATTCCAGATGATGGAATGCTAGCTCCTATTAGAATGTCTCCAGGTTCTATTAATTATTACAGATCTGGATCAAGAGATAGAATTGAGCCATTAAATATTAATGCGAACACATCGATTACTATTAATAATGAAAATCAAAGAAGAGATGCCATTAATAAAATGTTTCATATCGATCAGTTAGTTGTAACTGAAAATAGAAACATGACAGCGACTGAAGTTATTCAAAGACAAGAAGAGAAGATGAGAATACTTGGTCCAGTATTAGGTAGATTACAATCTGAATTATTATCTCCATTAATAACTAGAGTATTTAATATTCTTTTAAGAAATGATTTATTTATGGAAGCTCCAGATATTTTAGGACAACAAGAATTAAAAATAGAATTTGTATCTCCGATGGCATTAGCACAAAGAGGACAAGAGCTGCAATCATTAATGAGAGGATTAGAAATCTTTGGATCACTTGCTCAAACAATGCCAGTTATGGATTACATTGATGAAGATGGGTTAGTAAAAAATATTATAGAAATTTTAGGATTACCAGCCAAGGTAATTAAATCAGATCAACAAGTACAAGAAATTAGAGAAGGCAGAGCTCAACAAGAAGCTCAAATGGCGGAGCAACAACAACAAATGGCTGAAACCGAAATGGCAAAAAACGCAGCTCCAATGGCAAAAGAACTTCTAAATGGATCACAATAAAGAAATAGAAAAAAAGATTAAACAACTCCGAGAAGATTACAAAACAGTTTTTGGATCTGAAGAAGGCAAAAGAGTTTTAGAGGACATCTCAATAAGATGTCATGAGAGTTCGACTACTTTCTCAAAAGATAACAGTCATGAGACCGCATTCCTTGAAGGACAGAGATCAATTTCTCTATTCATCAAAGGAATACTTAAATCAAAATAACCAATAGGTATATATGGAAAATCAGACAACTGCTCCAGCGGAGCAATCTGAACAAACGACAGAAGTTGTTCAGAATAATACTGTAATAACTGAAGTTGCAGAAAACCAGGAAACTAATTTTAAAGACTTAATTCCTGAAGAATTTAAAGAAGATAAATCTTTAAGTAATTTTAACAACATGGAAGATTTGCTCAAAAGTTATAAGCATGCTCAATCGCTTGTAGGTGCAGACAAAATTCCAGTTCCAAATAAACATGCTACAGAGGAGGATTGGAATGAAGTATTTAAAAGACTGGGTGCTCCAGATAAGCCAGAAGATTATAAATATAATATTAAAGATCAAGAACTGGATAGTAGCCAAGTATCAGAATTTAATAAAACAGCTCATCAATTAGGATTACTTCCTAAACAAGCTGAAGGTCTTATTAAGTTTTATAATGAGATGAATGGCAACAATGCTGCATCTCAAGAAGAAGCCGCTGCTGAAGCACAGTTACAAACTGAAACTGAACTTAAAGCAGAGTTTGGACCACAGTTTAATAAGAGACTTGACCAGGCTAAAAAGCTTGCAGTTAATTCTTTAGGATCAGAGTTTTTAGAAAATACTTATCTTAAAGATGGATCAAGACTTGGAGACAACATTAAAGTTATAAAAGCTTTTTCTGAACTAGCTGAAAAATTATCTGAAGATGAAATCATCAAAGGCGATGGATCTGAATACATGACAGCTAAAGACATCGAAAAAGAAATTAACGAACTTACTCAAGAAGGTTCTGCATATTGGAGCAAGACACATCCAAATCATAACAAAGCAGTTCAAGAAGTGTTGAAGTTAAGAGAGATGCTTAATGGCTAATGAAAAGTTCGAAGCTGGAGAAATAATAACAGATACAGAAGTTAGACTTGAATGTTTAAGACTAGCAACTGAATTTGGTCCAGAGTTTGATCGTAAAGATCCTCTGCCAATTGCTGAAAAATATTTCAACTGGGTTACAAAAAATTCTGGGAGACAACTTTGCAAATGCGAAACCTCCAAGAAGAAAGACAAAGTGAAGTCTTAAAATTTACAGATGCGACCTCCAATCTGGAGATAACCAAGTCGATTAAATCAACCACAACATAAGGAGGTTTGACAATGTCAAATCAAATTACTACAGCTTTTGTACAGCAGTATTCAAACAATGTACAAATGCTATCACAACAAAAAGGCTCTCTGTTAAGAAGTGCTGTTGATGTGGAAACTGTTGTCGGGAAAAATGCTTTTTTTGACCAAGTGGGTTCGGCACTTGCAGTCAAGAGGACTACTCGACATGCAGACACTCCTCAAATGGACACACCACATGCAAGAAGAAGAGTTAGCCTGGTAGATTATGAGTATGCTGATCTTATCGATAACCAAGATAAAATCAGAACTTTAATCGATCCAACTTCATCTTATGCCTCTGCTGCTGCGTTTGCACTAGGAAGAGCTCAAGATGATGAAATCATCGCTGCGTTATCTGGAACAGCATTTACTGGAGAGACTGGTAGTACATCTACTGCTCTTCCACCTGGTCAAAAGATAACTGAAAGCGGTACTGCTGGTTTAACTATTGCAAAATTAAGAAGTGCAAAAGAACTTCTTGATGCTGCATCTGTTGATCCATCAATTACTAGATATATTGCAGTTGGTCCAAGACAAATTACTGATTTGTTAGGAACGACTGAAGTTACTTCTAGTGATTTCAATAGTGTAAAAGCTTTAGCGAATGGAGAAGTTAATTCATTCCTTGGCTTCAACTTTATAGTGTCTAACAGACTTGCTATTGCATCATCTAAAAGAACTTGCCTAGTTTGGGCAATGGATGGTTGCAAGATGGCTATCGGTCAAGACTTAATGACTAGAATTGATGAGAGATCTGACAAAGGTTATGCTCACCAAGTTTATGTTTGCCAGTCAATCGGTGCAACAAGAATGGAAGAAGAAAAAGTTGTAACAATCCAAGCTCATGAAGCTTAATCAATAAGGAGATAATATATCATGGCAAGTGTTAAAAGTGTAAATTACACAAAAATAACTGCTGATCCTATTGAAAAAGTGGACAGCGAAGTTCTAGGTGGAAAAATAAGAGTTTCATACGATAATTATGAAGCTTCTTCTTTAGCATCTGGTTCAGACATAACGATTGGTAGAATACCTACTAACGCAACTATAATGGATGTTGTTCTAAAGTGTGATGCTTTAGGTGGCTCTTCAACTTTGAAAGTTGGGGATGCTGGCGATGATGACAGATATTTAGCTGCTGTTGGTACA
The nucleotide sequence above comes from Candidatus Pelagibacter giovannonii. Encoded proteins:
- a CDS encoding portal protein, which codes for MQSQEFRTLAKQLKDNLSRLMEKRSNWESHWQEVADLMLPRKAEITKERARGDKRHIQIFDGTAVHALELLAASLHGMLTSSANRWFSLRYRETGLNESDEAKEWLEDSTQRMYDVISKSNFQQEIFECYHDLIAFGTSCLMVEEDQEDVLNFSARHIKEIYIQENKKGFVDTIYRRFKMPAQAVVSKFGFENVSREIQNTVNKNPFDDIDLVHVVRPRIDFDPNKKDKKNMPFQSVYFEYGSGHIISLGGFLENPYVIPRYLKASTEMYGRSPGMSALSDCKVLNKMVEHSLKAAAKQIDPPLLIPDDGMLAPIRMSPGSINYYRSGSRDRIEPLNINANTSITINNENQRRDAINKMFHIDQLVVTENRNMTATEVIQRQEEKMRILGPVLGRLQSELLSPLITRVFNILLRNDLFMEAPDILGQQELKIEFVSPMALAQRGQELQSLMRGLEIFGSLAQTMPVMDYIDEDGLVKNIIEILGLPAKVIKSDQQVQEIREGRAQQEAQMAEQQQQMAETEMAKNAAPMAKELLNGSQ
- a CDS encoding DUF6362 family protein, coding for MSSKIEHEVDHYLYVRRNIVNILYDAAIAERFIRKPNNNRCPSMYQALETYYDKKDWGFHVENKLKLRGTPRQMQNYETAIDLLLLIETDVSEDPLLMRKIYWMRANRNKWTSIGKYFGFHRTTVKRMYEKVLDKLSNKIIATSVDIITKKFS
- a CDS encoding terminase large subunit domain-containing protein, with the translated sequence MTSKNHQPRFAYIAPTYSQAKKIAYDYLVHFTKNIPGTKYNQTELRCDFVNGARITLLSSENPDSIRGIYLDGCIIDETAQVQSELLSEVITPALSDRKGFMILVGTPKGMANLFYDYYQKAQADPSWYLHIAKASDTKIVDDDELAAALSVMGAQKYSQEFECSFIGNIQGSIYGDTIALLEDKNQITRVPVDPGYPVNVAWDLGYNDSTSLIFFQQIGHMIHIVDFYENNNEPFPHYAEVIKEKDYVIGQNYGPHDLEQTEFSSGKTRREVAYQMGLRFKVAPKLAVEEGIHAVKMLLPRCLIDVDNCKKLINALRHYHRKFSDRERTYKIKPVHDWSSHAADALRVLATGIKENKFNQTQRQQTAESNYKVI
- a CDS encoding phage capsid protein, encoding MSNQITTAFVQQYSNNVQMLSQQKGSLLRSAVDVETVVGKNAFFDQVGSALAVKRTTRHADTPQMDTPHARRRVSLVDYEYADLIDNQDKIRTLIDPTSSYASAAAFALGRAQDDEIIAALSGTAFTGETGSTSTALPPGQKITESGTAGLTIAKLRSAKELLDAASVDPSITRYIAVGPRQITDLLGTTEVTSSDFNSVKALANGEVNSFLGFNFIVSNRLAIASSKRTCLVWAMDGCKMAIGQDLMTRIDERSDKGYAHQVYVCQSIGATRMEEEKVVTIQAHEA
- a CDS encoding HGGxSTG domain-containing protein; the encoded protein is MKFKLPCETLTKQGKRPCRAPGIVCKNGSIRCKVHGGYSSGPKTKEGKAKSANNIIKYNDQRASNKRQINEQDL